A window of Gallaecimonas kandeliae genomic DNA:
GTCTTCGCCCGGCGCCTGGCCTGCGAGGAACTGGAACCGGCCCTGGCCGACAGCCTCACCGGCCTCTACCGCCAGACCCTGGCCAGCCTGGAGGAAGGGCAATGAAGATCCTCAGCCTGCGCCTCAAGAACCTCAACTCCCTCAAGGGGGAGTGGCATATCGATTTTCGCCAGCCCCCCTTCAGGGACAACGGCCTCTTCGCCATCACAGGTGCCACCGGGGCCGGCAAGACCACGCTGCTGGACGCCATCTGCCTGGCCCTCTACCACGAGACGCCGCGCATGAAGACGGTGTCCCAGTCCAGCAACGAACTCATGACCCGCCACACCAGCGAGGCCCTGGCCGAGGTGGAATTCGAGGTCAAGGGCCAGGGCTACCGCGCCTTCTGGCAGCAGCGCCGGGCCCGCGACAAGGCCGACGGCAAGCTCCAGCCTCCCAGGGTGGAGCTGGCGCGGCTGGACGGTGAGATCCTCACCGACAAGATCAACGACAAGCTCAGGCTCACCGAGGAGCTGACCGGCCTCGACTTCGGCCGCTTCACCATGTCCATGCTGCTGGCCCAGGGGGGCTTCGCCGCCTTCCTCAACGCCGACGCCAACAAGCGCGCCGAACTGCTCGAAGAGCTGACCGGCACCGAGATCTACGGCCAGATCTCCCAAAGGGTCTTCGAAGACACCCGCAACCTGGAGCAGGTCGTCAAGGTGCTGGAGGCCAAGGCCGGTCAGATAGCGGTGCTGCCGGACGAGGAGCGGGCGGATCTGGCCACGCAGCTGGAGGCGCTGCGCGCCGAGGAAAAGACCCTCAACGACCAGTTGCTCAAGGTCGCCACCCAGCTCGACTGGCGCCGGCAGCTGGACGCGGCCGGCCAGGAACTCAAGGCCGCAGAGGCCCAGCTGGCCGAAGCCAGCCAGCACTGGCAACAGGCCGAGCCCCAGTTGAAGAGGCTCAAGGCCGCCAAGCCCGCCGAAGCGTTGCGCCCCCTCTACCGCCGCTGGCAGCAGCTGGGGGAGGAACTGGCCACCAACCACCAGGCCGAGACGGTGCTGGCCACGCGCCTGGCCGAACTCGAGGCCCGCCAGGGAGAGGCGGCCCGCCAGGGGGAGGCCCTGGCCAGGACCCAACACCAGCAGCTCCGGGCCGAACTTCAGCGCCAGCAGGGCGAAAGGACTGAGCGCCAGCAGTGGCTGGCCCAGCACCAGCAGGACGGCGAGCTGGCGGCCCAGCTCAGCGGTTGGCAGCAGTGGCAGCGCCAATTGGAGGCCGAGCGCCGCAGCGGCCAGCAGGAAGAGGCGCGCCGCCAGCGCCTGCTGGACAGTCTTACCGAGGCCCAGCAGGGCCTGGCCAGGCTGGAGCAGCAGGCCAATCTGGCCCAGGGCGAGGCCCGCCAGGCCGAGCAGCGCCTCCAGCAGGCCGAGCAACAACTCGGCGCCTTGCTGGACGGCCACAGCCTCGACGACTGGCGCAGTCATTGGCAGGGGCAGCAGAAGCTGCTGCCCCTGGCCCAGGCCCAGCAGCAGGCCGAAGACCGCCAGGGAGAGCTGGCCGCCACCCAGGGCCAGACGGAGCAGGCCATCCGGGAGCTCGAACAACAGCGCCTGGCCCTGCGGGAGCGCTTCAAGCTGCTGCGCGAGCAGCAAAAGGACAAGGAAAGGCTGCTGGCCCAGGAAAAGACCATCTTTGAGCTGGCCCACTACCGCAGCCGCCTCAAGCCCGGCGAGCCCTGCCCCTTGTGCGGCGCCGCCGAGCATCCCGGCATCAGGGACTATGAGTCCCTGGACAGCAGCGGCACCGAGGAGGCCCTGGCGCGGCTGACCGAGGAGCTGGCCGCCATCGAGTCCCAGGGCACCAGCCTGGGGGTACGCATCGAGGAATACGGCAAGCTGCTTGGCCAATACCGCCAGGAGCAGCAGCAGCTGGCGGCGGCCATGGCCGAGCGCGGCCAGCAACTGGCCGGCAAAAGCTACCAGGCCTTGCTGGCGGAGCTGGGCCGCTTGGAAGAGACCATGGCCGCCATAGAGGCGGCCGCCAAGGCCCGTGACCAGCAACAACAGGATTGGCAGCGGGCCCACTTCGACGCCGAGAAGGCCAGGGACAAGGCCGCCTTCGGCCAGCAGCAGCTGGCCGAGCAGCGGCGCCAATTGGCCGAGGCCGGTGAGCGCCAGGGCCAACTGGCCGAACAGCTGGTGGCCGCCGAGCAGCACTTCAATGACGCCCTGGCCGCCTTTGGTTTGCAGGCAGGCGAGGACTGGCAAGCCCAGTGCCAGGCCCGTATTCAGGCCCACCAGGGCGCCCAGCAGCGGCTGGCGGAGCTGGACAAGGCGTTGGAGTTGGGCGGCCACCACCTGGAGCGCTGGCAGCAGCAGCGTGAGCTGTGGCGCCAGCGCCTGGGGGAACTGGCCCCCTGGCAGCAGGAAGTGCCCGGGTTGGCGTTGGAGGAACTGGAGCGGCGCTTCAGCGAGGCCGGCGACGCCCTCAAGGAAGGGAGGGCCGAACTCAAGGCGCGCCGCCAGCGCTCAGCAGAGCTGGCCGAGCAGCAAAGCCAGGCCCTGGGCCAGTGGCAGCAAGAGCTCAAGGCCAGCCCCTTCAAGGACGAGGCCGCCTTCCACGACGCCCTGCTGCCCATCGAGGAGCAGCAACGCCTGGCCGAGCTGGAGCAGCGCCTCCACGATGCCCTGGTCGCCGCCCAGAGCCGGGCGGCGGATCTCAAGGCCAGGGTTCAACTGCTGGGCCGAGACCGCCAAGGGGAGGCGAGCCTGGACGAACTCAAGGCCAGGGAACAGGGGCTGCGCGAACAGCTGCGCGCCCTGGCCAGCCAGGACGGCGCCCTGGACACCCGCCTCAAGGCCGATGCCGAGGCCAGGGCCGCCCTGGGTGAGCTGGGCCAGGAGCTGGAAGCCAGGCGGGGCGAACTGGCCCTGCAACAGCACCTCAACGGCCTGATAGGATCGCGCAGCGGCGACAACTTCCGCCGCTTCGCCCAGGGCCTGACCTTGGATCACCTGATCCTGCTGGCCAACCGCCAACTGCAGCGGCTGCACGGCCGTTACCAGCTGGCCCGCAAGGAAGGAGCCGAGCTGGAACTGGAGGTGCGGGACTGCTGGCAGGCGGACGTGGCCAGGGACACCCGCACCCTGTCCGGCGGCGAGAGCTTCCTGGTCAGTCTGGCCCTGGCCTTGGCCCTGTCGGACCTGGTCAGCCAGAAGACCGCCATCGATTCCTTGTTCCTGGACGAGGGCTTCGGCACCCTGGACGCCGACACCCTGGAGGTGGCCCTGGACGCCCTGGACAACCTCAACGCCAGCGGCAAGATGATCGGCGTGATCAGCCACGTCGAGGCCCTCAAGGAGCGGATCCCGGTGCAGGTCAAGGTGCACAAGGGCGCCGGCATGGGCTATTCGCGCCTGGACGGGCGCTTTGCCATGGCTCAGCCCTGATTGGCTAGCTCGATGAGGTTCTGGTCCGGGTCGCGGATGTAGAGGGACAGCAGGGGGCCAGTAGCGCCGGTGCGCGCCACAGGCCCTTCTTCCAGGGCGACGCCGAGGGCGGCCAGCTCCGCCTGCACCTGGGCCAGGGGCGTGCTGGTGATGAAACAGAGGTCCGCCGAGCCCGGCGTGGGGGCCTTGGCCTTGGGTTCGAATTCCCGACCGGCCTGGTGGAGGTTGATCTTCTGTTGGCCGAAGGCCAGGGCCTTGCGGTCTCCTTTGAAGGTGACCACCTCGAAGCCCAGCACGCGCCGGTAGAAGGTGCAGCTGGCGTCGATGTCGGCCACCGTCAGCACCAGGTGATCCAAATGGCTGATTTCCATCTATAGGCTCCTCTCTCCCGCCTTGCCCCCGGGGCCGCCCTGGGCCAGACTCTGGGCTGACCCGGCATGGGCCGGGCAACGACTTTCCCACGGGCATGGACCCGACACAAGGAGTACAGATGGCAACAGTAAGCCTCCAGGGCAACCCCGTCACCGTCGAGGGCGAACTGCCCACCAAGGGCCAGCAGGCCCCCGCCTTCCGCCTGGTGGCCGGCAACCTGGCCGACCTCGGGCTTGAGGACTTCGCCGGTAAGCGCAAGATCCTCAACATCTTCCCCAGCGTCGACACCCCCACCTGCGCCGCCTCGGTGCGCAAGTTCAACGAGCAGGCCGCTGCCCTCAACAACACTGTGGTGCTCTGCATCAGCGCCGACCTGCCGTTCGCCCAGGCCCGCTTCTGCGGCGCCGAAGGCATCGAAGGGGTCACCAACCTGTCGATGATGCGCGGCAGCAGCTTCCTCAAGGACTACGGCGTGGCCATCGCCGACGGCCCCCTGGTGGGCCTGGCCGCCCGCGCCGTTGTGGTGCTGGACGAGCACGACAAGGTGTTGCACAGCGAGCTGGTGCCGGAAATAGCCAACGAGCCCGACTACGCCGCCGCCCTGGCCGTGCTCTAAGGGCAAACAAGCTCAAAAAAGGCAGCCACTGGGCTGCCTTTTTTCATGCGCTGGCCTTGGCACCGGCGCCGAGGGCGCTCAGCCAGAGCACCAGGCCGGCGCCCAGGGAAGCCAGGGGGCTGGCCGGGCCGGCCAGCACCGGCACCAGCAGGGCCAGCAGCACCAGGGCGGCGCCGGTCAGGTAATGGGGCCTGTAGCGCAGCAGCCGCGCCAGGGGCAGGAAATGCAGCCCTATCACCAGCAGGGCGAAGGGCACCAGCCATTGGGGGTGGCCGCCGAGGCTCAGCAGGTTGCCTCCTACCACCAGCGCCAGCCATTGCACCAGGTTGACCCAGAGGAAGCCGCGGCGGGCGTCGGCGTCCATGGGCCTGTTGGCACCGGCACGAAGGGTTTTTAAGGGGCCGGCCAGCAGCAACAGGGTGACGGCGGCGACGGCGGCCAGGGCCGGTAGGCCGAGTTCCCCGAGCTGGTTGCAAGCGAGCAGCAGCCAGGCGCTGCCGAACAGGGCCATGATCAGGGCGCCCTTGGCGCGGCCGCTGGAAGGATGTTGTTGCATCTTTGACCTCCTTGTCGATGGCTGGCCAGGATGGCACGGGGCTCTTGGCTGACGCAAGACTGGCCGATTGGCTTTCCCAGCGACCCTGCACTGATGCTACTATCCGCCCTCTTCTGAATTAGGGCCCCACCATGACCGACACCACCTTCGCCGATCTCGGCCTCAGCAAGGCTTTGCTGGACGCCGTTGCCGAACAGGGCTATGAGCACCCCTCTCCCATCCAGGCCCAGGCCATACCGGCGGTGTTGGAAGGCCGTGACGTCATGGCTGCCGCCCAGACCGGCACCGGCAAGACCGCCGGCTTCACCCTGCCTTTGCTGCAGCGCCTGAGCGGCGGCCCCAAGGTCCAGGGCAATCAGGTCAGGGCCCTGGTGCTGACCCCCACCCGCGAACTGGCGGCCCAGGTGGCCGAGAGCGTCACCACTTACGGTAAGAACCTGCCCCTGCGCTGCCAGGTGGTGTTCGGGGGCGTCAAGATCAATCCCCAGATGATGGGCCTGCGCCGCGGCGCCGACGTGCTGGTGGCCACCCCCGGCCGCCTGCTGGACCTCTACCAGCAGAACGCCGTCCGTTTCAGCCAGCTCGAAGTGCTGGTGCTGGACGAAGCCGACCGCATGCTGGACATGGGCTTTATCCACGACATCAAGAAGGTGCTGGCGGTCCTGCCGCCCAAGCGCCAGAACCTGCTGTTCAGCGCCACCTTCAGCGACGAGATCCGCGCCCTGGCCAAGGGCCTGATCCACGATCCTGTCGAAGTCTCTGTGACGCCGCCCAACAGCACCGCCGAACGGGTCGAGCAGGCCATCTACCCGGTGGACAAGAAGCGCAAGCCGGCACTGCTGTGCAAGCTCATCCATGACAACGACTGGCAGCAGGTGCTGGTGTTCACCAAGACCAAGCACGGCGCCAACAAGCTGAGCCGCCAGTTGGAAGACGACGGCATCACCGCCGCCGCCATCCACGGCAACAAGAGCCAGGGTGCCCGCACCAAGGCCCTGGCCGACTTCAAGAGCGGCGCCATCCGGGTACTGGTGGCCACCGACATCGCCGCTCGCGGCCTCGACATCGACCAGCTGCCCCAGGTGGTGAACTTCGAGCTGCCCCATGTGGCCGAGGACTATGTGCACCGCATCGGCCGTACCGGCCGGGCCGGAGCCAGCGGCAAGGCCATCTCCCTGGTCTGCGCCGACGAAGACAAGGAACTGCGCGGCATAGAGCGGCTGATCCGCCTGCAGTTGCCGCGGGTCCAGGAGCCGGGCTTCGAGCCGGTCAACGACCTGGGGGAATCGACCCCGGACAACAGGCCTGCCAAGCCCAAGAAACCCAAGAAGCCCAAGCAACACCTGGATGGCCAGCGTGCCCCTGCCCACGACGGCCCCTCCCAGGGCCGTCACAGCGGCCAGGACGGCGAAGGCCGCCGCCAGGGCCAAGGCCAAGGCCGCGGCGAAGGCCAGCGCCGCACCGAGGGGCGCCAGGGCGAACGCCAGGGCGGTGAAGGCCGCCGCCAGGGTCAGGGCCAACGCCGCGGCGAAGGTCAGGGCCAGCGTGACGGTAACCGCGATGGCGACCGCCGCAGTGCCGAGGGTAACCGCAGCGGCCAGCGCCAGGGCGGCCAGCGCAGCGGTAACAGTGGCGGCCAGCGCCAAGGTGGCCAGCGCAGCGGCAACCGTCAGGGCGGCAACCGCGGCGACGTCAACGGCAACCGTTGAGCCAAACCCCAGACAGCAAAAAGGCGCCCCAGGGCGCCTTTTCTTATGGCTGGCTCTTCTTCGGCAGCTGGGGTGGCACTATGCCGTCTTCCGGGGGATATATGACCATCTCCAGCTTGGGTTCGGGGCAGGGCACGGCGGCCGGGTCCGTGCCCCTGGCGGTGGGCTTGGAAGAAGGCTGTACCGGGGTGCAGTTGTCGGTGGCGGGGCCCAGGCCCTGGTTGGCGCTCTCGGGCATTTCGGCGCAGCCGGCCAGCGCCAGGGCGGCCAGGGCCAGTAGCACTTTGTCTTTCATCGATCTTTCCCTAATCAGCCTGGAAGGACTCCGACCTTAATGGCAGCCCACAGGGCAGGTCAACAGCCGAGGGCGCCGGCCGGGCATGAAAAAGCGGCGCTAGCGCCGCTCTTTTTCAGGCCTGGGTGTCGATGTTATTGCCCAGCGGCCCCTGGGGTTTGGCGGTGCTGACTTGGACGCCGTCGTCCTTGTCGCCGTCGCCGTCCGGTTTGTTGCCTTCCACCTGATCCCTGGCCTGGCTGGCCTGGACGGCCGCCTGCTGGGCCAGGATGGAGCTTGCTGAGTTGACGTTCATAAGGCTTACCCATTGCTCTTTGGCACCGGCATTGGTGCCAGCCGTAAGTGTGGTACAGCCTGCTTAAAAAAGTCTTACCTCAACAAGCGGGCCCGGAAGTTGCGGCCCTTGATGCCCTGGCCCAGCTGCTTGAGGGCCCGCTGCGCCGCTTCCTTGCTGACGGCCACGAAGGCCCAGTCTTCGGCGATCTGGATCTTGCCCACCTGGTTGCCTTCCAGGCCACCCTTGGCGGTGAGGGCGCCGAGGATGTCGCCGGGGCGCAGCTTCTGGCGCTTGCCGGCGTCGATCTGCAAGGTGCTCATCACCGCCTGGTAGGGCGCCTGGAGTAGCAGGGATTGGGGCGGCAGGGGGTTTTCTTCAACCCGCAGCTGGAGGTATTCCTCCAACGCCAGCAGCCGCTGGCCGTCCTTGGGGCTGAACAAGGTGCAGGCCAGGCCCTTGCTGCCGGCGCGGCCGGTACGGCCGATGCGGTGCACATGCACTTCGGGGTCATGGGCTAGCTGGTAGTTCACCACCAGGTCCAGGGCGTCGATGTCCAGGCCCCTGGCCGCCACGTCCGTGGCCACCAGCACTGTGGTGCTGCGGTTGGCGAAGCTGACCAGCGTCTGGTCGCGGTCCTTCTGCTCCAGGTCGCCGTGCAAGGCCAGGGCGCTGAAGCCCTTGGCCGCCAGGCTGTCGGCCAGGTCCTGGGTTTCGCGCTTGGTGTTGCAGAACACCACCGCCGATTCCGGCTGGTACTGTTGCAGCAGCAGTTGCACCGCCTGGCGGCGCTGGGCGTCGTCGGCCACCAGATGGAAACGCTGGGCTATGCTGGCCTGGCTGTGGCCGCCTTCGACGGTCACCCGCACCGGGTCCACCAGGATGCGCCTGGCCACCGCTTCGATCTGGTCGGGGAAGGTGGCGGAGAACAGCAAGGTCTGGCGGTTACCTGGGGCGCGCTGGATGATGCCGTCGATGACGTCCTGGAAGCCCATGTCGAGCATGCGGTCCGCCTCGTCCAGCACCAGGCAGTTGAGGTGGTCGAGGCGCATCGTGCCCCTGTCCAGGTGGTCCGCCACCCGGCCCGGGGTGCCCACTATGATATGGGCGCCGTGTTCCAGGGAGCCGACCTGGGGCCCGAAGGGCATGCCGCCGCAGAGCGTCAACACCTTGATGTTGTGGACGGCGCGGGCCAGCTTGCGGATCTCGGTGGCCACCTGGTCGGCCAGCTCCCGGGTGGGGCAGAGCACCAGGGCCTGGATGCGGAATTTCTTCACTTCCAGGCGGTGCAGCAGGCCGAGGCCGAAGGCGGCTGTCTTGCCGGAGCCGGTCTTGCCCTGGGCTATGACGTCCTTGCCGGCCAGCATCAACGGCAGGCTCTGGGCCTGGATGGGGGTCATGCTGTGGTAGCCGAGGCTGGCGAGGTTGGCCACCAGGGCGTCGCCCAGGGGCAAGGTGGAGAAGGCGGTCTGGCTCAAGGGAAGATCCTACTGCTGCTGAAGGGGCCCCGGCGGGGAGCGCGAATAATATACAGCTTTGCGCCTTTGTCAAAGGAACTGGGCCCAGAACGGGCCCAAGTCGCCAATTCAGATCAAGGTGGCGCCGTCGAAGTGCCGGATGGCCAGGGCCCTGGGATCGAGGCCCTCGATACAGCCGAGATTGAGCCTGACGTGCCCCGGCTTCTGCACCAGCTCGTGAAAGACGTAGATGCCGCAGTGGCGGCAAAACCAGTTGCTTATCACAAGGTCGTTCCATTGGTAGCAGTGCAGGGCCTCCTGGCCTTGCAGCAGCTGGAAGGCGTCAGGGCCGAAATAGGGCTCGGACATGATGGCGTTGCGGCGGATGCACAGGGAGCAGTTGCACTGCAGGGCCTGGCTGATGGGGGCGCAATAGAGGGAAAAGCGCACGGCGCCGCAATGGCAGCGGCCCTGGTACTGGGTTGTCATCCTGGTCTCCTGGCTCTTGCCCCTGGGGGCGGCTTTGGGCAGCATAGGCTTTTTCATCAAGGGATTTCACCATGAAACTCAAGCTCTTGCTGGCTGGCTTCCTGCTGGCCCTGTGCGGCCAGGCCTTTTCGGCCAGCCAAGGTTTCAGCGAAGGCAAGGATTACAAGACCCTGGCCGAGCCCATAGTGGTCAAGGGTAAGCAGCCTTTTCTCATCGAGTACTTCTGGCTGGGCTGCCCCCACTGCCAGGCCCTCAATCCCCTGATGATGGACTTCGAAAAGGCCCATCCCGGCACCCGCGTCATCCACAGGCCCGCCATAGGGGGGCCGCGCTGGGTCTGGGACGCCCACGTCTTCTACGCCCTGATGGAAACGGGCCACGGCAGCCTGTTCAACGACTTCCTCGACTTCTACAAGGCCAAGCGCCTGGCGGACAAGAAGCTGCCGGATCTCGACGACATCAAGGACTACCTGGACAAGCACGGCGTCGACAGCCAGGCCTTCGTCAAGGCCATGGACAGCGACGCCACCATGGCCAAGCTGGAGCGGGACCTCAAGGACGAAGAGACCATAGGGGTGCACCTGGTGCCGACCATTGTAGTGGCGGGCAAGTACCTGGTGCTGGCGCCCCACGAAGGCAAAGAGGACCAGGCCAAGCGCTACTTTGCCCTGATCGACTACCTGCTGGCCAAAGCCAGCTCCTGAAAAAAAAGGCGCCCTTGGGCGCCTTTTTCAATCCTGGCTATTTAGCAGCGCCAGCTGTAGCCGGTCATTCCTTGTCACCCAGCTCCCGCCACGTCAGCCAGGGCCGGCTATTTGGCAGCGCCAGCTGTGGCCGGTTATTCCTTGTCACCCAGCTCCCGCCACGTCAGCCAGAGTCGGCTATTTGGCAGCTCCAGCTGTGGCCGGTTATTCCTTATCACCCAGCTCCCGCCACGTCAGCCAGAGTCGGGTGTCCAGCTCCAGCTGGTGGTAGGCGGGCTCTATGTGGCAGCACAGCTGGTAGAAGCGCTTGTTGTGGTCCTTCTCCTGGAAGTGGGCCAGCTCGTGGGCCAGGATCATGCGCAGGAACTCCGGCGGCCCTTCGCGGAACAGCGCCGCTATGGTCAGGCTGTTCTTCATCTTCAGCTTGGCCCCCTGCACCTGTGCCTTGTAGCTGTGCAGCCCCAATGTGTGCTTGACCGGGCTCAGCTTGGCGTCATAACGGGCCGACGCCAGGGGCGGGGCATTGCGCATGTGCCGTTCCTTGAGGCTCTTGGCCTCCTGGAACAAGGCCTTGTCACTCTGGATTGGGTGGCGGTGGGGGTATTTGTTGTCGAGATAGGCCCCCAGCCGGCCGCTGGCGATGAGATCGCGCACCTGGGCCAGGATATGTTCGGGGTAGCCGCTGAGATATTTGAGGTCCTGCATGGCGCCATTGTAAGGGCTGGCGGCGGCCAAGGGGAGGGGAAAGAAGGGGCGGTTGCCCGCCCCTTTGTCTTTAGAAGTTGACCCAGGTGGAGCTGGCTTCCTCTGACTCGGTTGACGGTGCGGTGTCAGGGAGATGAAGGCGCTACTGGCCGGGCCAGACATAGCTTTACCTTGCCTTTACGTTGCTTTGCCGCCCCTTGGTTATAAAGAGGCAGTCAAAGTGGAAAAAAGGAGAAGAAGATGGACAACAAGGCCCTTGCCTGCCTGCTGCTGCCTTTGCTGCTGGCCGGCTGCGGCGGTGGCGGCGGCTCGGACAGCGCCGTTGCCAGCCCTGATCCCGGTCCCAACCAGGCCCCCGTCGCCGATGCCGGCAGCGACCAGAGCCTGACCACAGGCGCCACGGCCCAGCTTTCCGGCGCCGCCAGCCATGACCCGGACGGTGACGCCCTGAGCTACCACTGGCAGCTGAGCCAGAAGCCGGCCGGCAGCACCGCGACCCTGGCCGGGGCCGGCAGCGTCAGCGCCAGCTTCGTGGCCGACCTGGCCGGGGACTACCAGCTGACCCTGGTGGTGAGCGACGGCCAGCTGGATTCGAGCCCCGACGAGGTGCTGGTCACGGCCAGCAGCCCGGCCTCGGGCCCCGTGGATCTGACCAATGCCATACTCACCAGCAGGGACGCCGACTGCGCCAGCTATGCCGGCAGCTATACGGCCCATGTCCAGGACTTCCACCGCAGCCTGGACTTCACGGCCAGCCTGACCATCAGCGCCGACGCCGACAAATGCCACTTCGCCACCAACGTCATCCCCAACCACGACTTCGACGACGGCGACCGCGCCTTCGCCAACAACGTCAGCGCCCAGGACGACCAGTATGCGGTGCCCAGGCACCCGGCCTTCGCCGCCAGCACCACGGCCCTGACGCTGGAGACCACCAACGCCATGCTGCTCAACGGCGCCGTCGTCGACCTGCTGCCGGCGGCCTGCTGGGGCGTGGGGGACGGCAAGATAGGCTGCAACGACGACGCCACCCCCTGGCGCTACGACCCCGACAACCCCCTGGCCGACTTCGGCACCGACAGCCACCACGCCCACGCCCAGCCCAACGGCACCTACCACTACCACGGCGATCCCAGGGCCCTCTACGGCGAGGCGGGGGACGCCCCATCGCCCCTGATCGGCTTCGCCGCCGACGGCTTCCCCGTCTTCGGCCCCTATATCGAGAAGAACGGCCAGATAGTGGCGGTGCGCTCCAGCTACCAGCTCAAGGCCGGCACCAGGCCAGGCGGCAGCGAGGGTCCGGGCGGCAGCTATGACGGCACCTACCGCGACGACTACGAATATGTGGCCGGCGCCGGGGACCTGGACGAATGCAACGGCATGACGGTGGACGGCCAGTACGGCTACTACATCAGCCAGGGCTTCCCCTACGTGATGAACTGCTTCAAGGGCACCCCCGACAGCTCCTTCACCAAGACGGGCGCCGCCCTCGCCAACCGCCTGCACGGCCACGGGCTCGGCTACGGCCAGCAGCATGTCGCCGGCCTCAACGACGACGATGACCACTGAATGCCAAGGCCCCAAAAGGGGCCTTTTCTTTGGCCTGCGGCCGGCAGGATA
This region includes:
- a CDS encoding DEAD/DEAH box helicase, whose translation is MTDTTFADLGLSKALLDAVAEQGYEHPSPIQAQAIPAVLEGRDVMAAAQTGTGKTAGFTLPLLQRLSGGPKVQGNQVRALVLTPTRELAAQVAESVTTYGKNLPLRCQVVFGGVKINPQMMGLRRGADVLVATPGRLLDLYQQNAVRFSQLEVLVLDEADRMLDMGFIHDIKKVLAVLPPKRQNLLFSATFSDEIRALAKGLIHDPVEVSVTPPNSTAERVEQAIYPVDKKRKPALLCKLIHDNDWQQVLVFTKTKHGANKLSRQLEDDGITAAAIHGNKSQGARTKALADFKSGAIRVLVATDIAARGLDIDQLPQVVNFELPHVAEDYVHRIGRTGRAGASGKAISLVCADEDKELRGIERLIRLQLPRVQEPGFEPVNDLGESTPDNRPAKPKKPKKPKQHLDGQRAPAHDGPSQGRHSGQDGEGRRQGQGQGRGEGQRRTEGRQGERQGGEGRRQGQGQRRGEGQGQRDGNRDGDRRSAEGNRSGQRQGGQRSGNSGGQRQGGQRSGNRQGGNRGDVNGNR
- a CDS encoding thioredoxin domain-containing protein, whose amino-acid sequence is MKLKLLLAGFLLALCGQAFSASQGFSEGKDYKTLAEPIVVKGKQPFLIEYFWLGCPHCQALNPLMMDFEKAHPGTRVIHRPAIGGPRWVWDAHVFYALMETGHGSLFNDFLDFYKAKRLADKKLPDLDDIKDYLDKHGVDSQAFVKAMDSDATMAKLERDLKDEETIGVHLVPTIVVAGKYLVLAPHEGKEDQAKRYFALIDYLLAKASS
- a CDS encoding VOC family protein; translated protein: MEISHLDHLVLTVADIDASCTFYRRVLGFEVVTFKGDRKALAFGQQKINLHQAGREFEPKAKAPTPGSADLCFITSTPLAQVQAELAALGVALEEGPVARTGATGPLLSLYIRDPDQNLIELANQG
- the tpx gene encoding thiol peroxidase, which codes for MATVSLQGNPVTVEGELPTKGQQAPAFRLVAGNLADLGLEDFAGKRKILNIFPSVDTPTCAASVRKFNEQAAALNNTVVLCISADLPFAQARFCGAEGIEGVTNLSMMRGSSFLKDYGVAIADGPLVGLAARAVVVLDEHDKVLHSELVPEIANEPDYAAALAVL
- a CDS encoding GFA family protein, which translates into the protein MKKPMLPKAAPRGKSQETRMTTQYQGRCHCGAVRFSLYCAPISQALQCNCSLCIRRNAIMSEPYFGPDAFQLLQGQEALHCYQWNDLVISNWFCRHCGIYVFHELVQKPGHVRLNLGCIEGLDPRALAIRHFDGATLI
- a CDS encoding YgjP-like metallopeptidase domain-containing protein, with the translated sequence MQDLKYLSGYPEHILAQVRDLIASGRLGAYLDNKYPHRHPIQSDKALFQEAKSLKERHMRNAPPLASARYDAKLSPVKHTLGLHSYKAQVQGAKLKMKNSLTIAALFREGPPEFLRMILAHELAHFQEKDHNKRFYQLCCHIEPAYHQLELDTRLWLTWRELGDKE
- the dbpA gene encoding ATP-dependent RNA helicase DbpA, whose protein sequence is MSQTAFSTLPLGDALVANLASLGYHSMTPIQAQSLPLMLAGKDVIAQGKTGSGKTAAFGLGLLHRLEVKKFRIQALVLCPTRELADQVATEIRKLARAVHNIKVLTLCGGMPFGPQVGSLEHGAHIIVGTPGRVADHLDRGTMRLDHLNCLVLDEADRMLDMGFQDVIDGIIQRAPGNRQTLLFSATFPDQIEAVARRILVDPVRVTVEGGHSQASIAQRFHLVADDAQRRQAVQLLLQQYQPESAVVFCNTKRETQDLADSLAAKGFSALALHGDLEQKDRDQTLVSFANRSTTVLVATDVAARGLDIDALDLVVNYQLAHDPEVHVHRIGRTGRAGSKGLACTLFSPKDGQRLLALEEYLQLRVEENPLPPQSLLLQAPYQAVMSTLQIDAGKRQKLRPGDILGALTAKGGLEGNQVGKIQIAEDWAFVAVSKEAAQRALKQLGQGIKGRNFRARLLR
- the sbcC gene encoding exonuclease subunit SbcC, yielding MKILSLRLKNLNSLKGEWHIDFRQPPFRDNGLFAITGATGAGKTTLLDAICLALYHETPRMKTVSQSSNELMTRHTSEALAEVEFEVKGQGYRAFWQQRRARDKADGKLQPPRVELARLDGEILTDKINDKLRLTEELTGLDFGRFTMSMLLAQGGFAAFLNADANKRAELLEELTGTEIYGQISQRVFEDTRNLEQVVKVLEAKAGQIAVLPDEERADLATQLEALRAEEKTLNDQLLKVATQLDWRRQLDAAGQELKAAEAQLAEASQHWQQAEPQLKRLKAAKPAEALRPLYRRWQQLGEELATNHQAETVLATRLAELEARQGEAARQGEALARTQHQQLRAELQRQQGERTERQQWLAQHQQDGELAAQLSGWQQWQRQLEAERRSGQQEEARRQRLLDSLTEAQQGLARLEQQANLAQGEARQAEQRLQQAEQQLGALLDGHSLDDWRSHWQGQQKLLPLAQAQQQAEDRQGELAATQGQTEQAIRELEQQRLALRERFKLLREQQKDKERLLAQEKTIFELAHYRSRLKPGEPCPLCGAAEHPGIRDYESLDSSGTEEALARLTEELAAIESQGTSLGVRIEEYGKLLGQYRQEQQQLAAAMAERGQQLAGKSYQALLAELGRLEETMAAIEAAAKARDQQQQDWQRAHFDAEKARDKAAFGQQQLAEQRRQLAEAGERQGQLAEQLVAAEQHFNDALAAFGLQAGEDWQAQCQARIQAHQGAQQRLAELDKALELGGHHLERWQQQRELWRQRLGELAPWQQEVPGLALEELERRFSEAGDALKEGRAELKARRQRSAELAEQQSQALGQWQQELKASPFKDEAAFHDALLPIEEQQRLAELEQRLHDALVAAQSRAADLKARVQLLGRDRQGEASLDELKAREQGLREQLRALASQDGALDTRLKADAEARAALGELGQELEARRGELALQQHLNGLIGSRSGDNFRRFAQGLTLDHLILLANRQLQRLHGRYQLARKEGAELELEVRDCWQADVARDTRTLSGGESFLVSLALALALSDLVSQKTAIDSLFLDEGFGTLDADTLEVALDALDNLNASGKMIGVISHVEALKERIPVQVKVHKGAGMGYSRLDGRFAMAQP